The genomic region GAGCTCCTTGTTGATCTGGATCATCGACGCCGAGGCGGTGCGTATTCCGTAGGGCATAAATTTCGTAATGTAGGCGAGCAGCAAGATCCAGATGGTCCCGTAAATATTTAAGAAGCTTAGAACCGTTGCGCTTTCCGAAATCTTCGCCAGGGTCAGGTAAACCCATATCAGGCTCACCCCTAAAACGATCCCCGGCATGGCGATCGGAATGAACGCCATGCTGTCGAGGAAACCTCTGCCGGGGAGCTTCGATTTGACTGTGATCCAGGCGATCACGGAAGTAAGGAGCATCACCAGGGTCGCGGACCCTACCGACAGGTAGAAGCTGTTTTTGAAAGCGGTCAGCGCCAGCGGGTAGGTCAGCACGTAGTGATAATTGGCGAGGGTAAGCTTTTCCAACAGCTCCATCGACGGAACCCCGTAATACGGAATAAACGAGGACCAGAGAAGGATAAACACCGGGCAAATGACCGCCAGAAGAAAAATCAGAAAAGCGCTGGCGCAGGTCAGATATTTCCACGGTCCGAGATCGATGACGCGCGGGCGGTAGCCCTTGCCCGTCACGGTCGCATAGCGTTCTTCTCTGCGGGTGACCCTCTGATAGATGAGAACTCCGACGGTGCTAATCGCAAGCAGAGTCACCGCATACGCGCCGGCCAGGCCGAAATCCGACGGAAATTGATGGATCGCAAGGAAGATCTTCGTGGTAAAGACCGATATCCTCGCCGGAACGCCCACCAGCGCCGGGACCTCGAAGGATTCGATCCCCCGAATGAACATAACGAGCAATACGCCGAACATGGCCGGCCGCATGAGCGGAAGAGTGACCTTTCTGAAGGTCGTGAACGTGCTCGATCCCGCCGTCAGCGCCGCCTCTTCCAGGGAGGTGTCCATGTTGCGGAACGCCGCCGCCATCAGGAGAAAGACCAAAGGATAAAGATGGATGGCCTCAGACCAGATCATCCCGCCCATCGAATAGACATTAAAAGGAGCCGCCTCCAACCCAAGCGCCGCCTTCACCACCAGGTTGATGAGCCCGATCTTGGGGCTGAGGAGCAAAATCCAGGCGATCGTGCTCAAGATTCCCGGGATGATAAAAGGAATCAGGGCCATGACGACAAAAAGCTTCTTAAAAGGAGTATTGGTCCGCTCGTTGATCCAGGCGAGATAGGTGCCGATGAGAAACGAAAGAGCGCAGGTGCCGACGGCGTATTTGATGGAATTCCAGAAAAGAAGGTAGAACTCCCGGTCGAAGTACGCCTTGATGTAGTTTTGGACGGTATAAGTCGCGCCGGGCTCCCCGATCGGGGCGCTGCGGATGCTGCCGTAAAGCAGCATGACAAGCGGAATGCCGGCCAAATAGAGAACGAACAGCGAACAGCCTATCAGGATCAGGCTCTGGGTATTTAGGTACCGCCTCATTAACTATTTTTCTAAAACCGTCAAAAAGTCCCGGCGATCAACCTCTGGCGCCCGTATTGATGTCATGCACGATCTGGTCGGCCGCCATAGACTTCCGGACTTCTTCCTCGATTCGGTTCCACAGATAGTCCTCGTACTCCAAAAATTGCTTGCTGCGCTTGACCTCCAGCTTGCGGGGACGGGGAATATCGATTTTCAGGACGTCCTTCACCCGACCCGGCCGGGCGGCAAAGATGATAATTCGATCCGCCAGGTAGATCGCTTCGTTGATCTGGTGCGTGATGAAGAGAACCGTTTTCTTGGCCTCGTTCCAAATGCGCAGCAGCTCGAGCTGCATGATTTCCCGGGTCTGAGCGTCCAGGGCCGCGAACGGCTCGTCCATGATCAACACGTCGGGATCGACGGTGAGGGCGCGCGCCAGATTGCACCGCTGCTGCATGCCGCCGGACAGCTCGTGCGGGTAATGGTCCTCGAAGCCGGCCAGCCCGACCAGCTTGATGAACTTGAGCGCGCGCTCTTTGTCCGCTTCGCCGTTGCTGCGCCCCCGGCATTCCAGGCCGAACATGACGTTCTTCAGGACCGTCCGCCAGGGCAGGAGACAGGCATCCTGAAACACCATCGCGCGGTCCGTCCCCGGCCCGGTGACCTCTTTGCCGTCCAAAAGGATCTTTCCGCCAGTGGGCTTGAGCAGCCCGTCGGCGATGTTGATGAAGGTCGTCTTGCCGCAGCCGCTCGGTCCCACGATCGTGACGAACTCGCCTTCTTCGACCGACAGGTTGACGTTCTCCAGCGCCAGGAGCCTGCCGCCGGTTCGCGGCTGATAATACTCCATGTTCAAGCCAACCGACTGTACTTTAATTCTTGCCATTCGAACCTCCCGGAAACGCGGCCAATATCTTGCGAGTTGAAGAACTTCTCAGCAGGCTAAGCTTTTCATAAATCCGCTACCCTGCGCAAGGTCTCGTCACTTTTCTTGACAAGGGGCGGACGATCGGATAGGGTCCTTTCGAATCGGCACTTTTATACGTAAAAAAACCAGAATGCAAGAGGTGGAGGCTGGCATCATCGGCCTCCATTTTTTGTTGGATCAAAAATCGAGGAGGAAGGTTCGATGAGCGCGGATTTGGTGATCAAAAACGGCACGGTCGTGACCCCGCAAGAGACTTTCAAGGGCGGCGTGGCGATCAAAGACGGCGTGTTCGTCGCCATCGGCACCGACGACAGCCTGCCCAAAGGCAACGAGGAGATCGACGCCAAAGGAAACCACGTTCTTCCCGGCATCATCGACGGCCACGTCCACTTCAGGGAGCCCGGGCTCGGCCACAAAGAGGATTTTACCAGCGGCTCGACCGCGGCGGTTTGCGGCGGCGTCACGATGATCATGGACATGCCCAACGTCCAGCCGCCGACCGCCGACGCGGAAAAAGTAAAAGAGAAAATAAAAATCGCCGAAGGAAAATTTTTAACCGACTACGCCTTCTACGGCGTCGTGGTGCAGACCAACACGGGCGACATTCTGCCGATGGCGGAAGCGGGCGTCATCGGCTACAAGATTTTTTTCGGCGAGACGATCGGCAATCTGCCGTTTCCCGACGACGGCATGTGCCTGGAGGCGTTCGCCAACATCAGCAAGTCCGGCTTGCCGCTCGGCATCCACGCCGAGAACCGCCAGATCATGGCCTACTACACGAACAAATTAAAAGCCGAAGGCAAAACCGATCCGGTTTACTGGGAGGCTTCGCGTCCCGCCATCTGCGAGGCGGAGTCGGTGGCGCACGCGATCTTTTTCGCCGAGATGTTCAACACGAAACTCCATGTCTACCACATGAGCTCCAAGCAGGCCGCGTGGATGGTGCGCGACGCGAAAGCGAGAGGCCTCAGGGTGACGGCCGAGACCGGACCGCATTACCTGCTGCGAGAACCTAAAGACATGGAAAAGGTCGGACCGCTCCTCAAAATGAACCCGCCGGTCAGGACCCGAGATCACGGCGAAGTGCTTTGGGACGGACTCCTCAACGGTTACGTCGATATGATCGCGACCGATCACTCGCCGCACACGCTCGAAGAAAAAGGCTCGGATATTTACGGCAAGATGACCAAGCCGGCGATCTGGGATTGCATCTCCGGCTTCTGCGGCGTCGAGACCGCCGTCCCCGTGCTGCTCACCGAAGTCAACAAAGGCCGGATGACGCTCAACCACTACGCGCAGATCACTTCGCAAAATCCCGCCAAGGTATGGCAGATCTATCCCAAGAAGGGCGCGATCCGCTTGGGCTCGGACGGAGACTTAACGATTGTCGATATGAACAAAGAAGGAACCATCGACGTCAACAAGCTCCACAGCAAGAACAAGCCGAGCCCCTGGCATGGCTGGAAGGTAAAAGGCATGCCCGTCTGCACGGTCGTGCGCGGCAACGTCCAGATGCGCGACGGGGAGCCGGTCGGAAAACCGATTGGGAAATTGGTCAGGCCGAATCCGAGATAAACGGGTAGGGGCGGGTTTAAAACCCGCCCCTACAATTTTCGTTCCGCCGCGTTCAGCGCTGCCTGCAAAATCACTCCGTGTAAATCCACGGCCGTCAGGCCGCAGTACTCCAGACTGTAACCGGGCCGTACCTCGGCCATGCCGTCTTCGAGCAAACGCTGCAAAACCATGCGGCGAAAGCCGCCGTGGCCCATCACGCCGTCGTGCTCTTTGAGGTCGGCCTCTTCGTGCGTGGAAAAATATACCGCCTGCTCGCGCGTTAGGCCGTAGTGAGTGGTGAGCGCCTTGAAGAAATCCGCCGACCAGTAGCCGGTCTGCTCTTCGGTCGCGCCCGCCGCGTAGAACTCCGCCACCGTTCCTTCCCAGAGAATCGCCCGCTTGAAATCGATCTTGGCGCGGAACTCGGCGAGCATCGGCGCGACGAAAATTTCATCTTCCGTGATGCCGAGCGCCCTGGCGGTTTCGACGACGACGTGGACGTGGCCCGGCGGCCTTGGATGGATCAGCTCGTCGGCGAGCTTCTGCGCCATCGGCGCCATCAGGTCGCGGTGCTTGCGAAAGAATGCGATGTGCTTGTGGTAGGAGGCGGCCTCCAGCGTGTTGATCTCGATCGTGTAGGCGCCCCAGTTTTTGAAAAATATCTTCAGCGCGTCGCGCGACAGCTCGCCCGACCTCAGCTTCTGCATGAACGGCGCGTCGGTGACGCGCTCCTTCCACCGCTTGGCCACCTTCTTATAGTGCTCGTCGACGTAGGCCTTCGCCTCGTCGCTGCTCATCATAACTTAGCTCCTACCCTTCAGCTTTCAGCAATCCGCTCTTCGAATTTTCTTCCTATCGCCTATTGCCTACCGCCTAACGCCTGCATCTGTACCGTCGTTCCTCTTTTCCTGCACTCCTCCACGAAAATCACGTGGATCTCCGGGTCCTGGTCCCTGTACTCGATCTGCGTGCCGCCGGACTTGATGTCCTGATCGGTCTTGGACAGATCCTCCACCTTGTAAGTGAATCCCCACGGCTTAAGCGCCAGGTAACGCGCCGGCTCGGGACTGGGATTGAAATGCTGATGAAACCAGTCGGCCGGCGGCACGAACAAACTGCCGGGGCGCCAGTCGATGCGGATTTTCGCTTTGCCTTCCTTCCAGAAGAAAGAATAGCCCTCGCCGGTGAGAATCAGGATATGAGCGCCGGGACCGTGGCGGTGGCCGCGCGGGTAAGTTCCCACGGGATACTCCTCGACGTGCGCGCTGATCGTGTTGGCCGCGAGGTGGAGCCGGATTCCCGTCGCGCCGTGGCCGCGCCGCGTGCGGTCATGCAGCTTGAAAGAAGGAATTTCGGGAATGAAATTCGACTCCCACGTGCGGTGGTCGGGGATCTCCGTTCCCACGGCGCTGAAATAACCCTTCTCGCCCGAGAAGCGATCGGCAAAGATGAACGGGTTGCGGAAGATAAAGTCGAGATTGCGAAAGCGGTTGATCATCTGCGGCGCGTCGGTGAGCGCCACGTAGCGCGCCGGCTCGTCGCCTTGCGCGTTGAAATGCTGGTGCCAGACGTTGAGCGGCGGCGAGAAGAGACTCCCCTCCTGCCATTCGAAAGTCTGCTTGAGGCCGCCTTCGTTCCACACCGTCGTCGCCCCGCGGCCGCGAAGAACGTAGATCAACTCTTCAAAAAGATGGCGCTGGGCCTCCGTCTGCCTCTGCGGCGGGATTTCACAGACGTACGCGTCGCAGCTGCGCCCCGACCCGACGAGATTGATAAACGCGCCGCTGACTCCTTTGCGCTTCCAGGGCGCCAGCTCGAGCGACCGCAAGTCTTCGACCGAGTGGCCGCGAACCACGGGCAAGCCTTCGCTCTGTTGCCACAATTCGTATGGCGTCAATTCGTGATAGGCGGCAAGCTGGGATAAATTCATTTTGCCGGACTCCTTTGGAAGGCTGGCTTTACGCGACCCGCAGATTCATCGAGCCGATCCCTTCGATCTCCGCTTTGAGCGCGTCGCCGGGGCCGAGCTGCTTTTGATAGGCCGGCGCGTCCGGGTTGCCGGTGGCGATCAGGTCTCCGGGATAGAGCGTGCTCACCTGCGAGAGGAAGCTCACCAGCTCGGCGACCCCGTTGACCATGGCGTCCGTTCGCGCCGATTGTCTCAGCTCGCCGTTGACCCAGAGGCGCATGAAAAGGTTCTGCGGGTCCTTGATCTCTTCCCGCGTCGTGATCCACGGACCGACCGGGGCGAAGGTCTCGAAGCCCTTGCGCACGCAGCGGCTGCCCGGCAACCCTTTGCCGGAGCCGTACGAGCGCGCGGTCACGTCGAGAATGATCGTGTAGCCGAACACCGCCTCGAAGGCCCGTTCTTTTTTCAGGTTGCGCGCCTTTTTGCCGATCACCACGCACAGCTCGAGTTCGGGAAAAATATTTCCCGCGCCGGGAGGAATGACGATCGCCTGCTCGGGACCGATGATCGCCGACGGCGGTTTTAAAAAAGTTTTCTCGAGAACCTCCGCCGGCGGGGCCGCGCCCGCCGTGCCCCTGCCGCGGGCGGCGTCGAGCCCCCGGCTCCCTCTTTTGTAGTTGGTCGCCGCCGCCCAGATCTTCGATGGGTTCTCGACCGGCGCCTTGAGCTGCTTGGGATCGAGCGGCAGCCGTTTTCCTTTTTCAACGACGCCGGCGAGAGAAGAGCGAAGGCCGTCGTACTCAGTTATGAGATCGATCATCGTCGCGCCTTTCGCCAGCGCGTCGTTTACAAAGATCAACTCGTTGCCTTGCACGATTGCGAGACTGTTTGGTTTCACGGACGCGAATTTCATTCTCAGTTACCTTTCTCTATAACTTTAAACGATCCTATAACTTGACTGGAGAATTTTATCAAACTTCCACAAGCAAAGTTTACCAGTCATACTCTCAAGAGGAGAGGCCGTAGGGGCACGAGGTTTCGGTCCGCGGCCGATAGATTTGTACATAATCCGAACCTTTCCAATCGGACGTCCGCGGCCCTTTCCCTCGCGCCCTTCTTGCTGCAGGGGGTGCGCCGTCACTTCCTCGTTCCACCTCGGTTTTTCTTACCTTGACAGCACCTAATCATCCGCCCTATTTTGCCCGCATCGACTTTAGGCTGGGTCTCCGGCTAGATCCGTTGCTCGCGCAGCATCGTTCCGCCAGTCTCGCCGAGCCCCCAAGCTAAGGAGGGCGACATGAAAAATTATCGACTCGCTGTGGCCGTATCTTTGACTGCTCTTCTCCTCGTACCGACATCCAGCCTCAACGCTCAGGAGGCGCCTTACTACCAAGGTAAGACGATCAGGATAATCGTCGGATTCACGCCTGCTGGATTTTACGATCGTTGGGCCCGGCTCGCCGCGCGCTATTTGCCAAAGTACATCCCCGGCAGTCCGGAAATCATCGTCCAAAATATGGCAGGCGCAGGCGGCATGATCGCCGCCAACCACGTGTATACCGTAGCAAAGCCCGACGGCTTAACTCTTGGTGGACTAAGTTACGGCGCTTATCTGGATCAGCTCGTAGGTCGGAAGGAGGTCCAGTACGACGTGCGCAAATTCCACTGGATTGGCTCACCGGAAAAGAGCGACGTCATATTCTACATGCGGGCGGACAGCCCTTATAAGTCGATTGAAGATATCCGTAACGCGAAGGAACCCCCTAAATGCGGTTCCACGGGCACGGCGGGCTCCGATTACATCCTGGCGCGTCTGTTAGAAGAGACCCTCGGTCTGAAGATCGACACGGTGCTGGGCTATCCCGGCGGGAGTGAGATCGATATCGCGGTGGAAAAAGGCGAAGTGCAATGCCGCGGCATGACCGCCGCGCCTTTCTTCGGCCGCGAGCCGTTTTTGACGTGGCGGAAAAAGAATTTCGTGCGCGTCCTTTTATACGGCGGCCAGAAAAGGGATGCGCGGATTCCCGATACTCCGACGATCTACGAAATCTTCGATAGAGAAAAGACGCCGGAAGAGGCTCGCCGCGTAGCGAACGTGATATTGCGGGGCGGAGATTTCGGCCGCCCGCTGGTGGCGCCGCCCGGCACTCCGCAAGCCAGGGTGGAGATACTGCGCGCGGCTTACGCGAAATCTTTGAAGGATGAAAGCCTGTTGCGCGAAGCCGAAAAAGGCCGAATGGAAGTCGAATTCGTGAGCGGCGAGGAACTTCAGAAATTGGCGGAAACGATTGTGAATCAACCCCCCGCGGTGATAGCGCGCGTCAAAAAGGTTTTAGGGCAGTGAAGGAATGACGGCGTTACCGCCGCTAAGTAACTTCACGTTGTGATCTCTCCTCTTCTCCGTTACGATCACGGCGATGGGTAGCGCGAAGGCGGCTGATATCACGGTGCTCAGCGCGGGCGCCGTCGAGCCGGGGCTGACGAAAGTTATCGCTGCGTTCCGGCGCGAGACGGGCAGAACGGTCAAAGTCGCCTTCGCCACCGCGCCGGCGATCCTCAAACGCATCGGCGGCGGCGAGACGGCGGACGTGGTAATTGCGCCGCCGGCCGTGTTGGACGAGATCGTCAAGGCCGGGAAGGCCACGCCGGCCGAGCGCGTGACCGTCGGCCGGGTTGGAATCGGCATGGCGGTTCGCGCGGGCGCGCCGGCGCCAAAGATCGCCACGGTCGATGAGTTTAAACAATCCCTGCTGAATGCCGAATCGGTGGTTTACAACCAAGCCTCGACCGGGATCTATCTCGAGCGCCTGTTCGACCGCCTCGGAATGGCGGAGCGAATCAAAGTCAAAACGACGCGCTATCCGGATTTCGCCGCCGTGCGCGATCACATGACACGAAGCAGACGAAACGAAGTCGGCCTCGGCGCGACGACGGTCATCGTCGAGGCCGCCGACAAGGGACTCAAGCTCGTCGGCCCCCTCCCGGCGGAAATCCAAAATTATACGGCTTACGCCGCGACGGTCGCGAGCCAAGCTTCCGCGAACCGCGCCGAGACGGAATTTATCCGTTACTTGACGACGCCTGCGGCGAAGGCGATATTAGCGGCGGCCGGAATAGAATAGCGGACCGCCGGAGTATTTGGAGTAGTGGAGTAATGGCTCGGAAAGGGAGGCTTCGATGAAGCGCTTCATTATTTGCGGGATTTTTTTACTTGTCGGATCTGTCGTTCTCGCAGAAGTTATTGAAGCGGCGTCGGAGGAATTTTTTAAGGGCAAGACCGTGAGACTCCTGATAGGCGTCTCGGCGGGAGGCGCCTTGGACGACTGGGGACGTTTTGTCGCCCAGCACCTGGGCAAGCAGATTCCGGGAAATCCCGATGTCGTGGCGCAAAATATGCCGGGAGCGGGAACCGTGGCCGCCGCCAACCACATATATAACGTTGCCAAGCCGGACGGCTTGACCCTCGGGCTCGTCAATCCCGGCATCTACGTCGATCAGCTTCTCGGCGCGCAAGAGATCCGCTTCGAGTGGCCGAAATTTTCCTGGATCGGCTCTCCGGAGCGGGTCGATCAGGTTCTGTTCGTGCGCGCCGACACTCCCTACAAGACCCTTGAAGAGATGCGCCGGGCCAAGGAGCCGCCGCGCTGCGGAGCGACGGGGCGCTCGGGACTGGCCTATTTTTTACCGCGGCTCGTGGAGGAGGCGCTCGGCCTCAAGATCACCATGGTGGTCGGTTACGGCGGCGGCGGGGACATGAACATCGCGATCGAGCGGGGAGAGTTGCACTGCCGCGCCGGGACCGTTTCGGCTTATATCGGGCGCGAACCCACGAGCACGTGGATGAAAAACGGCTTCACGCGCGCGCTCGTCCAAAGCGGCGCCACGCGTTATCCGAAGTTGCCCGACGTACCGACGCTCTACGAGCTGATGGAAGCCCAGAAGACGCCCGACGCGACCAAGCGCGTCGCCAAAGTCATGCTCTCCTCCGGCGATTTCGGCCGGCCGTTTATCGCTCCACCGGGAACGCCCGCGGATCGGGTGAAAATTTTGCGCGAGGCTTTCGTGAAGGCGCTGAACGACCCGGCGCTGCTTGCCGACGCGAAGAAACGGAAATGGGATTTAGATCTCACGACCGGCGAGACGCTTGAAACCATCGCGAAGGAAGTTATGGTGCAGCCGCCGGAGGTTGTGGAGAGAGTCAAGAAGCTGATGGAGAATTAGCCTATGGCCGTCGTTTACGATCCGTCGGCGCGCTACGAGATCAAAATCCGGGACGTCGAGTATCGGAAATATCCGGCTAGGCCTCTGATAGCGCGCGTCTACCAACCTCAAGGGGCCGGCCCGTTTCCCGCGCTGCTGGATCTGCACGGGGGCGCGTGGAACGATCAGGACCGCACGGCCAATGCGCCGATGGACGAGAAGCTGGCGGCGAGCGGCATCCTGGTAGCGGCGATCGACCTGCGCCGGGCCCGCGAAGCTCTCTACCCCGCGTCGGTGGCGGACGTGAACTACGGAGTGCGCTGGCTCAAATACAAAGCGCGCGAGTGGAACGGCGACCCGGCAACGCTCGGCGCGCTCGGAAGCTCAAGCGGCGGCCATGAGCTGCAACTGTGCGCCATGCGCCCGCGCGACCCGCGCTACAACGCGCTTCCGTTGCCCGAAGCGCCCGGCCTCGACGCATCGTTGAACTATATAATCGTCCGTTCCCCCATCAGCGACCCGCTAGCCCGCTACGAGCAGGCGAAGAGGATGGAGCGCGAGCATCTAATCAAGGCGAGCGAGAACTACTTCAGGCCGTGGGAGACTATTTTCGAAGGCAACCCGCAGTTGATTCTCGAACGCGGCGAGCCGGCAACTCTGCCGCCGGCGTTCGTCCTCCAGGGCGAGCTCGACGACAACGTGCTCCCCGCGGTGCAGGAGAAGTTTGTCGCCAGCTACCGGAAAGCGGGCGGCAAGATCGACTACGAATTGTTCCTCGGCTGCGAGCATCGGTGGGTTATCAAGCCCGGCCCGCAGACCGACCGCGCCGTCGAGATGATCAAAGCCTTCATCGCGAGGCAGTTGCGCGCGCGCCAGGCCGCGGATTGACGAAGAATCGCCCCGCCGCATTCACCCTCTGGCAATTAATGAATCACCTGCAACAATGTTGTTGGAGAAACGACATGCCACGGCAAATCTCGACGAGCGTCACTATTCTCGCGCGGCCCGCGCTTGTCGCATTGTTGATTGCGGCCGCATCGATACCGGCTGAAGCCCAAGCGCCGCGCTCGCCGACGCCGAAGTCGGTGAGCGGAGTCGTTCAAGCCGAGACCGTCGTGAAAGGGCTGGAGCATCCTTGGGGACTCGCGTTGCTCGCCGACGGCAGCATGCTGGTCACGGAGCGTCCGGGCAGACTGCGCAAAGTCGAACGCGACGGCCGCGTCTCCGAGCCGCTCGCCGGCGTGCCGAAAGTTTTCGCCGAGGGACAAGGCGGGCTTCTCGACGTGGCGCTCAGCCCGGAATTCGGCAGGGACCGGCTCGTCTTTCTTTCGTTCGCCGAGCCCGGCGAAGGCGGCGCCGGCACGGCCGTCGCACGCGGGCGTCTCGGCGAGCGCGGGCTGGAAAATACGCAGGTGATCTGGCGCCAGCAGCCCAAAGTCGGCGGCGGCAATCACTTCGGCTCGCGAATTGTGTTTCGCCCCGACGGCACGATGTTCGTGACGACGGGCGAGCGGTTCAATTATTCGGAAAAAGCCCAGGACCTTTCGACGACGCTGGGGAAGATCGTGCGCATTAATTCAGACGGCTCGGCGCCGAAGGACAACCCTTTCGTCGGCCGCGCCGGCACGCGTCCCGAAATCTGGTCCTACGGCCATCGAAACGTTCAGGCCGCGGCGCTCGAGCCCGACACCGGACAGCTCTGGACCACAGAGCACGGCGCGCGCGGCGGCGACGAGGTAAACCATCCGGAAGCCGGCAAGAACTACGGCTGGCCGGTCATCTCCTACGGCACTCATTACTCGCTGTTAAAAATCGGCGAAGGCACGGCGAAGGCGGGAATGGAGCAGCCGGTTTATTACTGGGATCCGGTGATCGCGCCGTCCGGCATGACTTTCTACACCGGCAATATGTTTCCCGATTGGAAGCGAAATATTCTCATCGGCTCGCTCACGCCGGGAGGCCTCGTAAGACTCGCGATGAAGGACGGCAAAGTCGCGAAAGAAGAACGCTACCTCGGCGATCTCAGAGAGCGCATCCGCGACGTGCGGCAGGCCCCCGACGGCTCGCTTTTATTATTGACCGACTCGGGCAACAGCCGCATCCTTCGAGTTACTCCCGCAGCCCGGCGTTGACGCTCAAGCTGAACCTCACCCGGCGGTGATTCACGCTGACTTGACTCCCTAACCGAGACGACAATGTACTTGCCTCAAGGCGCGCCGTTTGGCAGAATAGGTCTACCATGTCGTGGCTGAGTGAAGTGGATAAAGCGCGGCGGCGAAAGCAGGAGCAAGAGAAAACGCGAAGAAAATTCCTCGACTCGGAGCTCCGCAAGCACGACCCCATGGTGCGCCGAGTGCTCGAAGAGGTGGCGGAATATTTAAAAAAGGTGGAGGCGTTTAAAGCCCCAACCGTGGCCGTCGTATTCCAATCCTCGAATAATTTCCAGGAGGGCAGTTGGTCCGTGGCGGATGAGCGGGAATGTTGCGACATCGTCTACCTGCAGACCATGGACTCGCCGCGTTTTCGCGTCGTCTATCGAAGCGGCGATGTCTTCGATTACGCCTATACCCACGACACAACCGAGGACGAGCTCAAGGACGCCTTGAAGGAAGTCCTGACCTGGAGAGTCAGCATCTGACGAATTCGTTTTAAAGTTTCCCCCTCCGTTTGACGAAACTTCCCCGCCGTTTTATGGATAGTGGGACGCGGCGTCGCGTCCAGCATGGCTAAGCCCACCGACCCACAAAAAGAAATCGAGACCGCCGGCGTCCTTTCCCGTTACCAGCTCCTGACGTTATATTTTCCCGCGTTCGTCCTATCCCTGGGCTACAGCATCGCGACGCCGGCGATCCCGGTGTTCGCCAAGTCGTTTG from Candidatus Binatia bacterium harbors:
- a CDS encoding iron ABC transporter permease, with the protein product MRRYLNTQSLILIGCSLFVLYLAGIPLVMLLYGSIRSAPIGEPGATYTVQNYIKAYFDREFYLLFWNSIKYAVGTCALSFLIGTYLAWINERTNTPFKKLFVVMALIPFIIPGILSTIAWILLLSPKIGLINLVVKAALGLEAAPFNVYSMGGMIWSEAIHLYPLVFLLMAAAFRNMDTSLEEAALTAGSSTFTTFRKVTLPLMRPAMFGVLLVMFIRGIESFEVPALVGVPARISVFTTKIFLAIHQFPSDFGLAGAYAVTLLAISTVGVLIYQRVTRREERYATVTGKGYRPRVIDLGPWKYLTCASAFLIFLLAVICPVFILLWSSFIPYYGVPSMELLEKLTLANYHYVLTYPLALTAFKNSFYLSVGSATLVMLLTSVIAWITVKSKLPGRGFLDSMAFIPIAMPGIVLGVSLIWVYLTLAKISESATVLSFLNIYGTIWILLLAYITKFMPYGIRTASASMIQINKELEEASLASGGTWFQTFRKVILPLLMPGFVAGWIYISIISLRELSTSILLYSYNSTVLSIMAFDLWEGGQYTYVCALGVLMVLLLVAMAFLARKLGAKIGIAE
- a CDS encoding ABC transporter ATP-binding protein, which produces MARIKVQSVGLNMEYYQPRTGGRLLALENVNLSVEEGEFVTIVGPSGCGKTTFINIADGLLKPTGGKILLDGKEVTGPGTDRAMVFQDACLLPWRTVLKNVMFGLECRGRSNGEADKERALKFIKLVGLAGFEDHYPHELSGGMQQRCNLARALTVDPDVLIMDEPFAALDAQTREIMQLELLRIWNEAKKTVLFITHQINEAIYLADRIIIFAARPGRVKDVLKIDIPRPRKLEVKRSKQFLEYEDYLWNRIEEEVRKSMAADQIVHDINTGARG
- a CDS encoding dihydroorotase family protein yields the protein MSADLVIKNGTVVTPQETFKGGVAIKDGVFVAIGTDDSLPKGNEEIDAKGNHVLPGIIDGHVHFREPGLGHKEDFTSGSTAAVCGGVTMIMDMPNVQPPTADAEKVKEKIKIAEGKFLTDYAFYGVVVQTNTGDILPMAEAGVIGYKIFFGETIGNLPFPDDGMCLEAFANISKSGLPLGIHAENRQIMAYYTNKLKAEGKTDPVYWEASRPAICEAESVAHAIFFAEMFNTKLHVYHMSSKQAAWMVRDAKARGLRVTAETGPHYLLREPKDMEKVGPLLKMNPPVRTRDHGEVLWDGLLNGYVDMIATDHSPHTLEEKGSDIYGKMTKPAIWDCISGFCGVETAVPVLLTEVNKGRMTLNHYAQITSQNPAKVWQIYPKKGAIRLGSDGDLTIVDMNKEGTIDVNKLHSKNKPSPWHGWKVKGMPVCTVVRGNVQMRDGEPVGKPIGKLVRPNPR
- a CDS encoding iron-containing redox enzyme family protein, which produces MMSSDEAKAYVDEHYKKVAKRWKERVTDAPFMQKLRSGELSRDALKIFFKNWGAYTIEINTLEAASYHKHIAFFRKHRDLMAPMAQKLADELIHPRPPGHVHVVVETARALGITEDEIFVAPMLAEFRAKIDFKRAILWEGTVAEFYAAGATEEQTGYWSADFFKALTTHYGLTREQAVYFSTHEEADLKEHDGVMGHGGFRRMVLQRLLEDGMAEVRPGYSLEYCGLTAVDLHGVILQAALNAAERKL
- a CDS encoding cupin domain-containing protein, which translates into the protein MNLSQLAAYHELTPYELWQQSEGLPVVRGHSVEDLRSLELAPWKRKGVSGAFINLVGSGRSCDAYVCEIPPQRQTEAQRHLFEELIYVLRGRGATTVWNEGGLKQTFEWQEGSLFSPPLNVWHQHFNAQGDEPARYVALTDAPQMINRFRNLDFIFRNPFIFADRFSGEKGYFSAVGTEIPDHRTWESNFIPEIPSFKLHDRTRRGHGATGIRLHLAANTISAHVEEYPVGTYPRGHRHGPGAHILILTGEGYSFFWKEGKAKIRIDWRPGSLFVPPADWFHQHFNPSPEPARYLALKPWGFTYKVEDLSKTDQDIKSGGTQIEYRDQDPEIHVIFVEECRKRGTTVQMQALGGRQ
- a CDS encoding fumarylacetoacetate hydrolase family protein, with the protein product MKPNSLAIVQGNELIFVNDALAKGATMIDLITEYDGLRSSLAGVVEKGKRLPLDPKQLKAPVENPSKIWAAATNYKRGSRGLDAARGRGTAGAAPPAEVLEKTFLKPPSAIIGPEQAIVIPPGAGNIFPELELCVVIGKKARNLKKERAFEAVFGYTIILDVTARSYGSGKGLPGSRCVRKGFETFAPVGPWITTREEIKDPQNLFMRLWVNGELRQSARTDAMVNGVAELVSFLSQVSTLYPGDLIATGNPDAPAYQKQLGPGDALKAEIEGIGSMNLRVA
- a CDS encoding tripartite tricarboxylate transporter substrate-binding protein; amino-acid sequence: MKNYRLAVAVSLTALLLVPTSSLNAQEAPYYQGKTIRIIVGFTPAGFYDRWARLAARYLPKYIPGSPEIIVQNMAGAGGMIAANHVYTVAKPDGLTLGGLSYGAYLDQLVGRKEVQYDVRKFHWIGSPEKSDVIFYMRADSPYKSIEDIRNAKEPPKCGSTGTAGSDYILARLLEETLGLKIDTVLGYPGGSEIDIAVEKGEVQCRGMTAAPFFGREPFLTWRKKNFVRVLLYGGQKRDARIPDTPTIYEIFDREKTPEEARRVANVILRGGDFGRPLVAPPGTPQARVEILRAAYAKSLKDESLLREAEKGRMEVEFVSGEELQKLAETIVNQPPAVIARVKKVLGQ